A genomic segment from Deinococcus sp. YIM 77859 encodes:
- the pstC gene encoding phosphate ABC transporter permease subunit PstC, with protein sequence MSEPVRRPPTPAALSSRSDRAFQALILVLASVIVLVFVLSVTELGRESWRALHTFGWRFFTERTWNPVEGVFGAASMIVGTLVTSLAALVLSVPLAVASALFVAEYAPRWLANPIGYLIELLAAVPSVVYGLWALFVIAPVLGRWQTTFFVDPDNTALITRCNELWAQGQTNLECFFVPPGASGRGLALAIIILTVMILPYTASVARDVIRLVPTDQREAMYALGATKWEVISGAVLPYARAGILGGVLLALGRALGETLAVAMVIGDSQELLKSLWGNASTLASVIANQFGDAQEALHRSSVVALGLCLFFLSVAVNFVARIVIARLTPRGLQ encoded by the coding sequence ATGAGTGAACCTGTTCGCCGCCCACCCACACCCGCTGCTCTCTCCAGCCGGAGTGACCGCGCCTTTCAAGCCCTGATCCTGGTGCTCGCCTCGGTGATCGTGCTGGTGTTCGTGCTGAGCGTGACCGAGCTGGGGCGCGAGTCCTGGCGGGCGCTGCACACCTTTGGATGGCGCTTTTTCACCGAGCGCACCTGGAACCCGGTGGAGGGCGTGTTCGGTGCGGCCTCGATGATCGTGGGGACGCTGGTGACCAGCCTGGCCGCGCTCGTTCTCAGCGTGCCGCTCGCGGTGGCGAGTGCGCTCTTTGTGGCCGAGTACGCCCCGAGGTGGCTGGCGAACCCGATCGGTTACCTGATCGAGCTGCTCGCCGCCGTGCCCAGCGTCGTGTACGGCCTGTGGGCGCTCTTTGTGATCGCGCCCGTGCTGGGGCGGTGGCAGACCACGTTTTTCGTCGACCCGGACAACACGGCGCTGATCACCCGCTGCAACGAGCTGTGGGCGCAGGGACAGACGAACCTCGAGTGCTTTTTCGTGCCGCCGGGCGCGAGTGGGCGGGGGCTCGCCCTCGCCATCATCATCCTGACGGTGATGATCCTGCCCTATACCGCCTCGGTCGCGCGGGATGTGATTCGGCTTGTGCCCACCGACCAGCGGGAGGCGATGTATGCGCTGGGAGCGACGAAGTGGGAAGTGATCTCCGGGGCCGTCCTGCCCTATGCCCGCGCCGGAATCCTGGGCGGCGTGCTGCTGGCGCTGGGCCGAGCGCTGGGCGAGACGCTCGCCGTGGCGATGGTGATCGGTGACAGCCAGGAACTTCTGAAGAGTCTCTGGGGCAATGCGAGTACGCTGGCCTCCGTCATCGCCAACCAGTTCGGGGACGCTCAGGAAGCGCTGCACCGCTCCAGCGTGGTCGCGCTTGGTCTCTGTCTCTTTTTTCTCAGCGTGGCGGTGAATTTCGTTGCCCGCATCGTCATCGCCCGCCTCACGCCACGGGGGCTGCAGTGA